Proteins encoded by one window of Catharus ustulatus isolate bCatUst1 chromosome Z, bCatUst1.pri.v2, whole genome shotgun sequence:
- the ARL14EPL gene encoding ARL14 effector protein-like, translating into MCIFHKGYQMSDLMEEDCKNSYSCQETSAEKNTSPAKDSSVRRKKLQKLEKQLKCLAFQNPGPQVADFNPETRQQKKKACMSQMKQNFFYESKFTKKYDKYGRLLCNGMDLCDCLEVDCLGCFYPCPKCNSNKCGPECRCNRKWVYDAIETESGDAISVLPFFVPD; encoded by the exons ATGTGCATATTTCACAAGGGTTATCAGATGAGTGATCTTATGGAAGAAGACTGCAAGAACAGCTATTCTTGCCAGGAAacatctgcagaaaaaaatacgTCTCCTGCTAAGGACAGCTCAGTAAGACGCAAAAAATTG CAAAAACTTGAGAAACAATTAAAATGCTTAGCCTTTCAAAATCCAGGACCTCAGGTAGCTGACTTCAATCCTGAAACtagacagcagaaaaagaaagcatgCATGTCAcagatgaaacaaaattttttttatgagTCCAA ATTTACAAAGAAGTATGACAAATATGGCAGGCTGCTTTGTAATGGCATGGACTTATGTGATTGCCTGGAAGTGGACTGCTTGGGTTGCTTCTATCCTTGTCCCAAATGCAATTCAAACAAATGTGGACCAGAATGTCGCTGCAATAGAAAATGGGTTTATGATGCGATTGAGACTGAATCTGGAGATGCGATCAGTGTGCTACCATTTTTTGTCCCTGACTGA